Proteins co-encoded in one Centroberyx gerrardi isolate f3 chromosome 18, fCenGer3.hap1.cur.20231027, whole genome shotgun sequence genomic window:
- the LOC139927764 gene encoding alpha-1-antitrypsin homolog produces MRGICAIAALLLAVAWAAPHEGDHQGHTEKHFHHLHHGPGEAHSHDGEDVCHKLSPPNADFAFALYKSLSAKTAAGKNIFYSPLGIAAALSMLSAGAAGDTHSQVFTALGYSGANLTQAQVNEAYEHLVHMLGHNQEAQQLDVGNALALRSGFKPVEKFLQDAKHYYAGEGFTVDFATPADAAAEINRFIAKKTQDKITDQVKDLDPDTAMVLLNYVFFRGKWEKPFEASHTHKADFRVDENTLVQVDMMKRTGRYDFYQDQDNHTTVILLPYKSNTSMMIVLPDEGKMAEVEGYINKEYIRHWHNSLFRSSVDLFLPKFSISADASLDATLKEMGVSSAFGDTADFSGISEDVKLQVSKVSHKAVLSVDETGTEAAAATTIEIMPMSLPDTMKLNRPFLVFILEHSTKSLLFMGKINDPTAK; encoded by the exons ATGCGTGGTATTTGTGCGATTGCGGCCCTCCTGCTGGCTGTCGCCTGGGCGGCCCCTCATGAGGGAGACCACCAGGGCCACACAGAGAAGCActtccaccacctccaccacggCCCCGGGGAGGCCCACAGCCACGACGGAGAGGACGTGTGCCACAAGCTGTCCCCTCCCAACGCCGACTTCGCCTTCGCCCTCTACAAGAGCCTGAGCGCCAAGACCGCTGCCGGAAAGAACATCTTCTACTCCCCGCTGGGCATCGCCGCGGCCCTGTCCATGTTGTCCGCGGGCGCCGCCGGTGACACCCACAGCCAGGTCTTCACCGCCCTGGGCTACAGCGGCGCCAACCTGACCCAGGCCCAGGTCAACGAGGCGTACGAGCATCTCGTCCACATGCTGGGCCACAACCAGGAGGCTCAGCAGCTGGACGTTGGCAACGCCCTGGCCCTCCGCTCCGGCTTCAAGCCCGTGGAGAAGTTCCTGCAGGACGCCAAGCACTACTACGCCGGCGAGGGCTTCACCGTCGACTTCGCCACCCCTGCTGACGCCGCGGCAGAGATCAACCGATTCATCGCCAAGAAGACCCAGGACAAGATCACGGACCAGGTGAAGGACCTGGACCCTGACACGGCCATGGTGCTGCTCAACTATGTCTTCTTCAGAG GAAAGTGGGAGAAACCCTTCGAAGCCTCCCACACGCACAAGGCGGACTTCCGGGTGGACGAAAACACCTTGGTGCAGGTGGACATGATGAAGAGGACGGGCCGCTACGACTTCTACCAGGACCAGGACAACCACACCACCGTCATCCTGCTGCCCTACAAGAGCAACACCTCCATGATGATCGTGCTGCCCGACGAGGGCAAGATGGCGGAGGTGGAGGGCTACATCAACAAGGAGTACATCAGGCACTGGCACAACTCCCTCTtcaggag CTCGGTGGATCTGTTCCTGCCTAAATTTTCCATCTCAGCCGACGCCTCCCTGGACGCCACGCTGAAAGAGATGGGCGTCAGCAGCGCTTTTGGAGACACCGCCGATTTCTCTGGCATCTCCGAGGACGTCAAGCTCCAAGTCTCTAAG GTGTCCCACAAGGCCGTGCTGAGCGTGGACGAGACGGGAAcggaggcggcggcggccaCCACCATCGAGATCATGCCCATGAGTCTGCCTGACACCATGAAGCTCAACAGGCCCTTCCTCGTCTTCATCCTGGAGCACTCCACCAAGAGCCTCCTCTTCATGGGCAAGATCAACGATCCCACGGCCAAGTAA
- the clmnb gene encoding uncharacterized protein clmnb isoform X1, whose protein sequence is MATQDKASWDGQGKSLGEISEQEALWPQGEREAAQKRTFTRWMNVFLQRCEPPVEMHDLFTDIQDGRVLMALLEELSGCKLVYRFRPSSHRIFRLNNIAKALAFLDDRHVKLLGIDASGIADGNPSVVLNLVWSIILYFQIREVTAGLQRRISSSLSSLSMSSYPSSSDLSPPASSISSCSSSTLPSKGRRAARTPKYHGKTIKTLLHWVQRCTSKFGVEVHDFGKSWRSGLAFLAMIKSIDPGLVDLRDSLSRAPRENIQEAFMIAQHSLGIPPLLEPEDVTCTSPDERSVITYVSMFLEHYSGLDEDHTTDCGMRVNIPEIPRFASLESISFGEPLAPDPEAQALLKSQEKTDEQLLWKRWSRRSSAERHAASRHLNRPVTNNIFSFYSPQSSIEETVGDATTSQLNKGKSPGVFQPISPLDAGNVDQKIRSWMEKAAMDQHHSKGRVGEGNFSLSSEEGIYNLSALDSDEEDAYSYILDLNKDVFQSYNPLNGQAPMVEEETAEEIISNGELTAESKRLKLSEVSLDNGSECYSQHEESLLTQNGDFGRESEDREQSMDQGSIDVEESGSSVGDEQRDIRGGNRFRETVNNGEVLDMEEEAEDEGRGKEELEEERERVVREQDDGDDEEEEKEKDKRENVRFVRQVYGERETPVDEAENAKLFEIAGWEREVEEETDAESFEKFGQVRDKRLVEEEGEEEHLLKVEKGEERRAGEQEEKLEDDVKKEEEAEERRVVNFESFKVEDEAVCEVRRTVRVNTEEEEDRKDSVAKEEDVSMVEEKEGNKDDNNEVMNVKDFEEVITAEEEDGEQEDKKHNTLTEEKATRIGHPTEITLENDTETGVNLHNDGKNNPHRTSATSQSFSEGGAVLQTSAASCEVTPLELELLLLLWILLYCYFILPQMNL, encoded by the exons ATGGCAACGCAGGACAAGGCCAGCTGGGATGGACAGGGGAAATCATTGGGAGAGATCAGTGAACAAGAAGCACTGTGGCCTCAAG GTGAAAGGGAAGCTGCACAGAAGAGAACTTTCACCAGGTGGATGAATGTCTTCCTGCAGAGA TGTGAGCCTCCGGTTGAGATGCACGACTTGTTCACAGACATCCAGGATGGCAGGGTGTTGATGGCCTTGCTGGAGGAACTGTCCGGGTGCAAACTA GTTTACAGGTTTAGGCCGTCTTCTCACCGCATTTTCAGGCTGAACAACATCGCCAAAGCCCTGGCATTCCTGGATGATCGCCAT GTGAAGCTGCTTGGCATTGATGCCTCTGGTATTGCAGATGGCAACCCTTCTGTTGTTCTGAACCTTGTCTGGAGCATTATCCTATATTTCCAG ATAAGGGAGGTGACGGCAGGCCTCCAGAGGCGAATTTcttccagcctctcctccttaTCTATGAGCAGTTATCCCTCCTCCAGTGACCTCTCACCCCCGGCCAGTAGCATCAGCAGCTGCTCCAGCAGCACTTTGCCATCCAAAGGCAGGAGGGCCGCCAGGACACCAAAGTACCATGGGAAAACGATCAAGACACTCCTGCACTGGGTCCAAAGGTGCACATCAAA GTTTGGGGTGGAGGTGCATGACTTTGGGAAGAGCTGGAGGAGCGGACTGGCCTTCCTAGCCATGATAAAGTCCATCGACCCTGGCTTGGTGGACCTGAGGGACAGCCTGTCCAGAGCGCCCAGGGAGAACATTCAGGAGGCCTTCATGATCGCCCAGCACAGCCTGGGCATACCGCCTCTGCTGGAGCCTGAAG ACGTAACATGCACTTCACCAGATGAGCGGTCCGTCATTACCTACGTGTCTATGTTCCTGGAGCATTATTCAGGCTTGGATGAG GATCATACAACAGACTGTGGAATGAGAGTAAACATTCCCGAGATCCCGAGGTTTGCATCGCTTGAGTCGATCAGCTTTGGAGAGCCGCTTGCTCCTGACCCAGAAGCCCAAGCCTTGCTGAAGAGCCAGGAGAAGACCGACGAGCAGCTTCTGTGGAAACGATGGTCCAGAAGATCCTCAGCAGAGCGCCATGCCGCCTCGCGCCACCTGAACAGGCCGGTTACCAACAACATCTTTTCATTCTACAGTCCCCAAAGCAGCATTGAAGAAACTGTGGGCGATGCCACCACCTCACAGCTCAACAAAGGGAAGTCTCCTGGTGTCTTTCAGCCGATCAGTCCGTTGGACGCAGGCAACGTTGACCAGAAGATCCGGTCGTGGATGGAGAAAGCCGCCATGGATCAGCACCACAGCAAAGGGAGAGTGGGTGAGGGTAATTTTTCCCTGAGCTCCGAGGAAGGGATCTACAACTTGTCAGCGCTGGACTCGGATGAGGAAGACGCCTACAGCTACATCCTGGATCTGAACAAAGACGTTTTCCAATCTTATAATCCGCTCAATGGACAAGCGCCGATGGTTGAAGAGGAAACAGCAGAAGAAATTATCTCAAACGGAGAGCTGACGGCGGAGTCAAAACGTCTGAAACTATCAGAGGTGTCACTTGACAATGGATCTGAATGTTACTCCCAACATGAGGAAAGTTTACTCACACAGAATGGTGACTTTGGGAGGGAATCTGAGGACAGAGAGCAGTCAATGGATCAGGGGAGCATTGACGTGGAGGAAAGTGGAAGCAGTGTTGGGGATGAGCAGCGGGACATTAGAGGCGGCAATAGATTCAGAGAGACGGTAAACAACGGAGAGGTGCTTGATatggaagaggaggcagaggacgAAGGCAGAGGCAAAGAAGAgcttgaggaggagagagaaagagtcgtGAGGGAACAGGATGATGGggatgatgaagaggaagagaaggagaaggacaagagagaaaatgttAGATTTGTGAGGCAGGTTTATGGTGAAAGAGAGACACCGGTAGATGAAGCAGAGAATGCAAAGCTTTTTGAAATTgcggggtgggagagagaggtcgAGGAAGAGACTGATGCTGAGTCTTTTGAAAAATTTGGACAAGTGAGGGACAAGAGGTTagtagaggaagaaggagaggaagaacattTGTTGAAGgtagagaaaggggaggagagaagggcagGGGAACAAGAAGAGAAGTTAGAAGATGATgtaaagaaggaagaggaggcagaagagCGCAGGGTTGTGAATTTTGAAAGTTTTAAGGTGGAAGATGAGGCGGTGTGTGAAGTCAGAAGGACAGTTAGAGTTAacacagaagaggaagaggacaggaAAGACAGTGTTGCCAAAGAGGAAGATGTGTCCAtggtggaggaaaaggagggtaACAAAGATGACAATAATGAAGTTATGAATGTAAAGGATTTTGAGGAAGTTatcacagcagaggaggaggacggggaaCAGGAGGATAAGAAACACAACACTCTGACTGAGGAGAAGGCAACAAGAATAGGACATCCCACTGAAATTACCCTGGAAAATGACACTGAGACAGGTGTTAATCTCCATAATGATGGCAAAAATAATCCACATCGGACCTCTGCCACCTCTCAGTCATTCAG cgagggaggtgcgGTTCTTCAAACTTCGGCAGCCTCTTGTGAAGTAACCCCATTAGAGCTGGAGTTGCTGCTGCTCCTGTGGATCCTGCTCTACTGCTACTTCATCTTACCTCAAATGAACCTTTGA
- the clmnb gene encoding uncharacterized protein clmnb isoform X2 has protein sequence MATQDKASWDGQGKSLGEISEQEALWPQGEREAAQKRTFTRWMNVFLQRCEPPVEMHDLFTDIQDGRVLMALLEELSGCKLVYRFRPSSHRIFRLNNIAKALAFLDDRHVKLLGIDASGIADGNPSVVLNLVWSIILYFQIREVTAGLQRRISSSLSSLSMSSYPSSSDLSPPASSISSCSSSTLPSKGRRAARTPKYHGKTIKTLLHWVQRCTSKFGVEVHDFGKSWRSGLAFLAMIKSIDPGLVDLRDSLSRAPRENIQEAFMIAQHSLGIPPLLEPEDVTCTSPDERSVITYVSMFLEHYSGLDEDHTTDCGMRVNIPEIPRFASLESISFGEPLAPDPEAQALLKSQEKTDEQLLWKRWSRRSSAERHAASRHLNRPVTNNIFSFYSPQSSIEETVGDATTSQLNKGKSPGVFQPISPLDAGNVDQKIRSWMEKAAMDQHHSKGRVGEGNFSLSSEEGIYNLSALDSDEEDAYSYILDLNKDVFQSYNPLNGQAPMVEEETAEEIISNGELTAESKRLKLSEVSLDNGSECYSQHEESLLTQNGDFGRESEDREQSMDQGSIDVEESGSSVGDEQRDIRGGNRFRETVNNGEVLDMEEEAEDEGRGKEELEEERERVVREQDDGDDEEEEKEKDKRENVRFVRQVYGERETPVDEAENAKLFEIAGWEREVEEETDAESFEKFGQVRDKRLVEEEGEEEHLLKVEKGEERRAGEQEEKLEDDVKKEEEAEERRVVNFESFKVEDEAVCEVRRTVRVNTEEEEDRKDSVAKEEDVSMVEEKEGNKDDNNEVMNVKDFEEVITAEEEDGEQEDKKHNTLTEEKATRIGHPTEITLENDTETGVNLHNDGKNNPHRTSATSHEGGAVLQTSAASCEVTPLELELLLLLWILLYCYFILPQMNL, from the exons ATGGCAACGCAGGACAAGGCCAGCTGGGATGGACAGGGGAAATCATTGGGAGAGATCAGTGAACAAGAAGCACTGTGGCCTCAAG GTGAAAGGGAAGCTGCACAGAAGAGAACTTTCACCAGGTGGATGAATGTCTTCCTGCAGAGA TGTGAGCCTCCGGTTGAGATGCACGACTTGTTCACAGACATCCAGGATGGCAGGGTGTTGATGGCCTTGCTGGAGGAACTGTCCGGGTGCAAACTA GTTTACAGGTTTAGGCCGTCTTCTCACCGCATTTTCAGGCTGAACAACATCGCCAAAGCCCTGGCATTCCTGGATGATCGCCAT GTGAAGCTGCTTGGCATTGATGCCTCTGGTATTGCAGATGGCAACCCTTCTGTTGTTCTGAACCTTGTCTGGAGCATTATCCTATATTTCCAG ATAAGGGAGGTGACGGCAGGCCTCCAGAGGCGAATTTcttccagcctctcctccttaTCTATGAGCAGTTATCCCTCCTCCAGTGACCTCTCACCCCCGGCCAGTAGCATCAGCAGCTGCTCCAGCAGCACTTTGCCATCCAAAGGCAGGAGGGCCGCCAGGACACCAAAGTACCATGGGAAAACGATCAAGACACTCCTGCACTGGGTCCAAAGGTGCACATCAAA GTTTGGGGTGGAGGTGCATGACTTTGGGAAGAGCTGGAGGAGCGGACTGGCCTTCCTAGCCATGATAAAGTCCATCGACCCTGGCTTGGTGGACCTGAGGGACAGCCTGTCCAGAGCGCCCAGGGAGAACATTCAGGAGGCCTTCATGATCGCCCAGCACAGCCTGGGCATACCGCCTCTGCTGGAGCCTGAAG ACGTAACATGCACTTCACCAGATGAGCGGTCCGTCATTACCTACGTGTCTATGTTCCTGGAGCATTATTCAGGCTTGGATGAG GATCATACAACAGACTGTGGAATGAGAGTAAACATTCCCGAGATCCCGAGGTTTGCATCGCTTGAGTCGATCAGCTTTGGAGAGCCGCTTGCTCCTGACCCAGAAGCCCAAGCCTTGCTGAAGAGCCAGGAGAAGACCGACGAGCAGCTTCTGTGGAAACGATGGTCCAGAAGATCCTCAGCAGAGCGCCATGCCGCCTCGCGCCACCTGAACAGGCCGGTTACCAACAACATCTTTTCATTCTACAGTCCCCAAAGCAGCATTGAAGAAACTGTGGGCGATGCCACCACCTCACAGCTCAACAAAGGGAAGTCTCCTGGTGTCTTTCAGCCGATCAGTCCGTTGGACGCAGGCAACGTTGACCAGAAGATCCGGTCGTGGATGGAGAAAGCCGCCATGGATCAGCACCACAGCAAAGGGAGAGTGGGTGAGGGTAATTTTTCCCTGAGCTCCGAGGAAGGGATCTACAACTTGTCAGCGCTGGACTCGGATGAGGAAGACGCCTACAGCTACATCCTGGATCTGAACAAAGACGTTTTCCAATCTTATAATCCGCTCAATGGACAAGCGCCGATGGTTGAAGAGGAAACAGCAGAAGAAATTATCTCAAACGGAGAGCTGACGGCGGAGTCAAAACGTCTGAAACTATCAGAGGTGTCACTTGACAATGGATCTGAATGTTACTCCCAACATGAGGAAAGTTTACTCACACAGAATGGTGACTTTGGGAGGGAATCTGAGGACAGAGAGCAGTCAATGGATCAGGGGAGCATTGACGTGGAGGAAAGTGGAAGCAGTGTTGGGGATGAGCAGCGGGACATTAGAGGCGGCAATAGATTCAGAGAGACGGTAAACAACGGAGAGGTGCTTGATatggaagaggaggcagaggacgAAGGCAGAGGCAAAGAAGAgcttgaggaggagagagaaagagtcgtGAGGGAACAGGATGATGGggatgatgaagaggaagagaaggagaaggacaagagagaaaatgttAGATTTGTGAGGCAGGTTTATGGTGAAAGAGAGACACCGGTAGATGAAGCAGAGAATGCAAAGCTTTTTGAAATTgcggggtgggagagagaggtcgAGGAAGAGACTGATGCTGAGTCTTTTGAAAAATTTGGACAAGTGAGGGACAAGAGGTTagtagaggaagaaggagaggaagaacattTGTTGAAGgtagagaaaggggaggagagaagggcagGGGAACAAGAAGAGAAGTTAGAAGATGATgtaaagaaggaagaggaggcagaagagCGCAGGGTTGTGAATTTTGAAAGTTTTAAGGTGGAAGATGAGGCGGTGTGTGAAGTCAGAAGGACAGTTAGAGTTAacacagaagaggaagaggacaggaAAGACAGTGTTGCCAAAGAGGAAGATGTGTCCAtggtggaggaaaaggagggtaACAAAGATGACAATAATGAAGTTATGAATGTAAAGGATTTTGAGGAAGTTatcacagcagaggaggaggacggggaaCAGGAGGATAAGAAACACAACACTCTGACTGAGGAGAAGGCAACAAGAATAGGACATCCCACTGAAATTACCCTGGAAAATGACACTGAGACAGGTGTTAATCTCCATAATGATGGCAAAAATAATCCACATCGGACCTCTGCCACCTCTCA cgagggaggtgcgGTTCTTCAAACTTCGGCAGCCTCTTGTGAAGTAACCCCATTAGAGCTGGAGTTGCTGCTGCTCCTGTGGATCCTGCTCTACTGCTACTTCATCTTACCTCAAATGAACCTTTGA
- the prkrip1 gene encoding PRKR-interacting protein 1 homolog: MAAPTEKNGKAGKPGGKEAQPLIIAKTPAEEQRLKLERLMRNPDKPAPIPDRPKEWNPRAPPEFVRDVMGSSAGAGSGEFHVYRHLRRREYQRQDFLDKMSEKQKKDLDYLDKIEDNKQAAEDRTAKRRKKRDKLKQKKLMAKKAKQDANKKEDSDESSSSSEDEEQEREADDDAEVPSFIMGKK; this comes from the coding sequence ATGGCGGCGCCCACGGAGAAAAATGGGAAAGCAGGGAAACCCGGAGGAAAGGAGGCTCAACCGTTGATAATCGCCAAAACTCCGGCAGAGGAGCAACGTCTAAAGTTGGAGAGGCTGATGCGTAACCCGGATAAACCCGCTCCCATCCCCGACCGACCGAAAGAGTGGAACCCGCGGGCTCCCCCGGAGTTTGTGCGGGATGTGATGGGCTCCAGTGCCGGCGCCGGCAGCGGGGAGTTCCATGTTTACAGGCACCTTCGCCGCAGAGAGTACCAGAGGCAGGACTTCTTGGACAAGATGTCAGAGAAGCAAAAGAAGGACCTGGATTATCTGGACAAGATCGAGGACAACAAACAGGCGGCCGAGGACAGGACGGCAAAGCGCAGAAAGAAGAGGGACAAGCTAAAACAGAAGAAGCTAATGGCCAAGAAAGCAAAACAAGACGCCAACAAGAAAGAAGACTCCGACGAGAGCTCGTCCAGCAGTGAGgatgaggagcaggagagagaagctGATGATGATGCCGAGGTGCCCAGCTTCATCATGGGGAAGAAATGA